CCGGCGAACCTGGACGAGGCGACGAACCGCGACCCGATTCCCGAGCGCGAACGTCAGGGCAGGCTCATCGGTGACGAGGGGCGCAAGACCCTCATGGACACCTATGCGAAACGGGTCAGCGACGCGGTGGCGAAGGAACTCGCCGAGCGTGACCCGCGCGAATCCGATGTCGTTTTCATCTTCGCCAACGAGCCGCTGCTGAGCATGTTCCAGTCGCGCGGTGTTCGCGAGCGTGTCCTGCTCCCCGTTTCGGGCGCTCCTGATCGTCTGACCGCCGCCGAGATCGACAAGGTCATGCGCGACCGGCTGTCCGAGTGGAACGCACGGACAGCCCAAGACGAGGTGGACGCGATCGCGAACGACAGCGGTAACGGCCTCGCTGCGACCGAGCTCTCGACGATCGCGCGGGCGGCCGTGAGCGGTGCCGTGCGAACCCTCGTGTTCGCGTTCTCTGTCGATGTCAACGGCACCTTCGACGACGCGTCCGGTGCGATCGAGTTCGCTCCGGACAACGGAACGCGGATGCCTTCGGGCGAGCCGGCCTACGACGTGCTGTCGCGCATCGCCGTCAGTGTGCTCGCACGCGGCGGCAGCGTCGTCGCCGTTCGCCCGGACGAGGTTGCATCTGCGGCATGGGATGGCACGGCGATCGCGCGGTTGCGCTTTCCCCTCGGCTGAACTCGCCCGGCGAGGCTGATCTCGCACGGCGAGGCTGAACCCGCCAGGCGAGGCTGATCAGCCGAACATCGCCACCTTGAGTGTGTCGAGACCGACACCGCCGATGTTGAGAGCCTTCGCGTGGAATTCCTTGAAGTCGAAGGCAGCGCCCTCGCGACGCTGGTACTCGTCGCGGAGCTGCTCCCAGATGCGCTGTCCGACCTTGTATGACGGCGCCTGCCCGGGCCAGCCGAGGTACCGATTCACCTCGAAACGCACGAATCCCTCGTTCATATTCACGTTCTCTGCGAGGAACTCGAACGCGTCGTCGCCGGTCCACACACCGGCGCCGTCCGGTCGCTGCTTCTCGAGGTGCACGCCGATGTCGAGCACAACACGCGCTGCGCGCATCCGCTGGCCGTCGAGCATCCCGAGCCGGTCTGCCGGGTCGTCGAGGTAACCGAGTTGCTCCATCAGACGCTCCGCGTACAGCGCCCA
The Rathayibacter sp. SW19 DNA segment above includes these coding regions:
- a CDS encoding baeRF11 domain-containing protein, with amino-acid sequence MMSVQYELPDAEDFLRLAQRRDHSITVYAATSPVVGRREASFTAVKSAFDDAIERVAASGASHALRTALHGQWSRIAADQQLWGNLASSLALFVAEDFSEVFVLPNRLENQLQVAEYFDIGQLLRSVTFPQEAYAVLLSANEWSLWFATAEARAAKVEVAAAHPANLDEATNRDPIPERERQGRLIGDEGRKTLMDTYAKRVSDAVAKELAERDPRESDVVFIFANEPLLSMFQSRGVRERVLLPVSGAPDRLTAAEIDKVMRDRLSEWNARTAQDEVDAIANDSGNGLAATELSTIARAAVSGAVRTLVFAFSVDVNGTFDDASGAIEFAPDNGTRMPSGEPAYDVLSRIAVSVLARGGSVVAVRPDEVASAAWDGTAIARLRFPLG